In Alteromonas sp. V450, the following proteins share a genomic window:
- a CDS encoding sensor domain-containing diguanylate cyclase has translation MNTFRTLHRSILVLFAVVVIAIVTLVHFSISKIVAEQSRAQQQSLSPAISLIVEQLLKPLHISEALGHSTELVDLMSSEDIDSEAVFNTLDRLESEFGLSFFIATESDRKQYNSDRTIINLVEGEVSWYFKFKDYPADAVADIGKWEDTHFYIDIKIHDDNGEFLGFFGVGKSLRSFIEVFDTYKQKYGYDFLFVDGNGDIMLSSDASLIASYSEFTNLSELPWYASLPATVQDQQALNNKLVTINQKDFLIAEVKLNQFGWTVFLLSPLEERQAEISQAFIFSIVTLLVVVFSLFLLIYNLLYYFRKDMQPELIVRQTNQLPDKENLQLIYKSLLSEHKSLSVMLISIDDISDIVDTHGRNAGDDVLDKVVTYLTERLRDKDVLGRWSSEEFIVLLPNTGPHVAFDIAQNLRHGIATLTPLADHPETPVTASIGISFTASSRAMLEVTAHAEDALYQAKRDGSNVVRMQLID, from the coding sequence GTGAACACATTTAGAACACTACATCGAAGTATTCTGGTGTTATTTGCGGTAGTGGTTATCGCCATAGTAACACTCGTTCACTTCAGCATCTCGAAGATTGTTGCCGAACAAAGCCGCGCGCAACAGCAATCACTCTCACCTGCAATTTCACTAATTGTAGAACAGCTTCTAAAGCCTTTGCATATCTCTGAGGCACTAGGTCACTCTACTGAATTAGTTGATTTAATGAGCAGTGAGGATATTGATAGCGAGGCAGTATTTAACACCCTTGATCGCCTTGAAAGTGAGTTCGGTTTATCGTTTTTTATTGCAACAGAGTCTGATCGGAAACAATACAATTCAGACAGAACAATCATCAACCTAGTTGAAGGTGAAGTCAGTTGGTACTTCAAGTTTAAAGACTATCCCGCTGATGCCGTTGCAGATATAGGAAAATGGGAAGATACACATTTTTACATTGATATAAAAATTCATGATGACAACGGTGAGTTTTTGGGCTTTTTCGGTGTTGGGAAAAGCCTTCGAAGCTTTATTGAAGTATTTGACACTTATAAACAAAAATACGGATATGACTTTTTGTTTGTTGATGGCAACGGCGATATCATGCTGTCGTCAGATGCAAGCCTTATTGCATCATACTCAGAATTCACCAACCTTTCTGAGTTACCTTGGTATGCAAGCCTTCCTGCAACAGTTCAAGACCAGCAGGCATTAAATAACAAACTCGTTACCATCAATCAAAAGGACTTCCTCATTGCCGAAGTTAAGCTGAATCAATTCGGCTGGACAGTGTTTTTGCTAAGCCCTCTTGAAGAGCGCCAAGCAGAAATTTCTCAGGCATTTATATTTAGCATTGTGACACTATTGGTTGTTGTGTTCTCATTGTTCTTGCTTATCTATAATTTGTTGTATTACTTCAGAAAAGATATGCAACCTGAATTAATAGTAAGGCAAACCAACCAGCTCCCTGACAAAGAAAACCTTCAGCTTATTTATAAAAGCCTACTTTCTGAACACAAGTCTTTAAGCGTTATGCTGATTAGTATTGACGACATCTCGGATATTGTCGATACACATGGCCGTAACGCTGGCGATGACGTTTTAGATAAGGTGGTCACATACCTAACCGAACGCTTGCGTGATAAAGATGTGCTAGGACGTTGGAGTAGTGAGGAATTCATCGTACTCCTTCCTAATACAGGACCACATGTTGCATTTGATATTGCACAAAACCTTAGACATGGTATCGCTACACTCACACCTTTAGCTGACCACCCTGAGACCCCAGTAACGGCCTCAATTGGCATTTCGTTTACCGCCTCGTCACGGGCCATGCTAGAAGTAACAGCACATGCGGAAGATGCGCTCTATCAAGCGAAGCGCGATGGAAGCAACGTGGTACGAATGCAGCTTATAGACTAG
- a CDS encoding DMT family transporter, translated as MAIKDLLSLLILAGIWGGSFIFMRVAAPEFGIYGLVALRTLLATAVLLPLLLLRGSIKDVRNHWFAIALVGLANTAVPFVLFNYSSLHLEAGVNAILNATAPMFGAVVAWLWLGDKLTKMSVAGLLLGFAGVTVISQQKLGEGEISMLPILTALLATTGYGIAACMMKKWLQGVKPLVVATGSQAMASIMLAPFALATLPSVMPSANAWLNAVALAVVGTGIAYILYFKLIADIGPSKAITVAYLVPLFGIIWGVLFLHEHLSVQTIAGGLMILCGVALTTGVFKLKRSAAKAA; from the coding sequence ATGGCTATAAAAGACCTGTTATCGCTATTGATATTAGCGGGTATTTGGGGTGGCTCGTTCATTTTTATGCGTGTTGCGGCGCCTGAATTCGGTATCTATGGGCTTGTGGCATTGCGCACACTCTTGGCCACTGCGGTATTGCTGCCTCTTTTATTGTTGCGTGGCTCGATTAAAGACGTTCGTAATCACTGGTTTGCAATTGCCTTGGTGGGTTTGGCAAATACCGCGGTGCCCTTTGTCTTGTTTAATTACAGCAGTTTACATTTAGAGGCAGGGGTAAACGCTATTTTGAACGCCACCGCCCCAATGTTTGGTGCCGTTGTAGCGTGGCTCTGGTTAGGCGATAAATTGACGAAAATGTCAGTTGCAGGTTTGTTGTTGGGTTTTGCTGGGGTGACTGTAATTAGTCAGCAAAAATTAGGCGAAGGTGAAATTAGCATGCTACCAATTTTAACCGCGCTTTTAGCTACAACGGGCTACGGTATTGCAGCTTGTATGATGAAAAAATGGCTTCAAGGGGTAAAGCCTTTGGTCGTTGCAACAGGCAGCCAAGCGATGGCAAGTATAATGCTTGCGCCGTTTGCCTTAGCAACACTTCCATCAGTTATGCCCAGTGCTAACGCGTGGTTAAATGCTGTAGCATTGGCTGTAGTTGGAACTGGTATTGCCTATATCCTCTATTTTAAGTTAATTGCTGATATTGGGCCGTCTAAAGCTATCACGGTTGCTTATCTCGTGCCTTTGTTTGGCATTATTTGGGGCGTTTTATTTTTGCACGAGCATTTGTCAGTACAAACCATCGCGGGCGGCTTGATGATCCTATGCGGCGTAGCGTTAACAACAGGTGTTTTCAAACTAAAACGTTCAGCGGCGAAGGCAGCTTAA
- a CDS encoding methylated-DNA--[protein]-cysteine S-methyltransferase has product MTYKQYITSPQGMVEVCANEKGITAITFVDKSDVQKESGEHIQGNAITQEGCDQLTAYFNKRLSSFDLPLNATGTDFQKRVWQALLEVPYGQTASYADIATAIENPKSVRAVGMANGRNPVAIVVPCHRIIGSNKTLTGYAGGLERKQYLLNLEGAQGVLWL; this is encoded by the coding sequence ATGACTTATAAACAATATATTACAAGCCCTCAAGGTATGGTTGAAGTGTGTGCAAACGAAAAGGGAATAACGGCAATTACGTTTGTTGATAAGAGCGATGTTCAAAAGGAAAGCGGAGAACACATTCAGGGTAATGCTATTACGCAAGAAGGGTGTGACCAGCTTACGGCTTATTTTAATAAGCGCCTTTCTTCATTTGACTTACCGCTTAACGCTACGGGAACCGATTTTCAAAAAAGAGTATGGCAGGCTCTTTTAGAAGTGCCCTATGGTCAAACGGCAAGCTATGCAGACATTGCTACTGCGATTGAAAACCCTAAGAGCGTACGCGCGGTGGGGATGGCAAATGGTCGTAACCCTGTCGCGATAGTAGTACCATGCCACCGTATTATTGGCAGCAATAAAACTCTTACCGGTTATGCGGGTGGGTTAGAGCGCAAACAGTATTTGCTGAACTTAGAAGGAGCCCAAGGAGTACTATGGCTATAA
- a CDS encoding DNA-3-methyladenine glycosylase 2 family protein, whose amino-acid sequence MSKETAKCNASFSKARLSRDPRFDGLFFIAVKTTGIFCRPICPARLPKEENVEYFHHAETALKQGYRPCFRCRPDSAPSSPAWLGVGATVNRALSLLRQLPLQKVSQIAQRLGISDRYLSKLIVNAIGISPKQYQDMQRALFAKSLIQQSELSMTDIALTSGYQSLRQLQRGVEKYCATTPSSLRKSMDVSSQGVVLFLSYRPPYNWPYVRHFLCRRAIVGVERVAEDRYERYFTLGETSGFFSAVHNPTKHGFDVYIELADLTQLYAVIQRVKHVLDLEANPLVIEDSLRQTGLPEQMLTKGLRLPSAWSVFESGCRAIVGQQVSVKAAVGQATLLAHHLGNKVTKTDKHVFFPSAASVAKSNLSFLAMPQARKNALLEFAELFTRSQCHFSNTDNSPDHSDILSIKGIGQWTLDYVKMRGERNPDVYLANDLIVRKISEKYPVNANAAAPWRSYLTLQLWQLSE is encoded by the coding sequence ATGTCGAAAGAAACCGCTAAATGTAATGCTAGTTTTTCTAAGGCTCGGCTTAGTCGCGACCCACGTTTTGATGGGTTATTTTTCATAGCGGTAAAAACAACCGGTATTTTTTGTCGTCCCATCTGCCCTGCCCGGCTGCCTAAAGAGGAAAATGTGGAATATTTTCATCATGCTGAAACCGCACTGAAACAAGGCTACAGACCATGCTTTCGATGCCGTCCAGACAGCGCACCTAGCTCTCCCGCATGGTTAGGGGTAGGCGCTACGGTGAACAGAGCACTGTCGTTACTAAGGCAGCTTCCGCTACAAAAAGTAAGTCAAATAGCTCAGCGATTAGGGATCAGCGACCGCTATTTGAGCAAATTGATCGTTAACGCAATAGGAATATCGCCCAAGCAATATCAGGATATGCAGCGGGCATTGTTTGCCAAATCTTTAATTCAACAATCTGAGTTGTCGATGACAGATATCGCGCTTACATCGGGTTATCAGTCACTACGACAGCTGCAGCGTGGTGTAGAAAAGTATTGCGCTACAACGCCCTCCTCGTTGAGAAAGTCTATGGATGTTTCGTCTCAGGGTGTTGTACTTTTCTTATCATACCGTCCTCCATACAACTGGCCATACGTTCGACATTTTCTTTGTCGCAGAGCGATAGTAGGTGTGGAGCGAGTTGCTGAAGACCGTTATGAACGATACTTTACCCTAGGCGAAACCTCAGGCTTCTTTAGCGCTGTGCATAACCCGACAAAACATGGATTTGATGTTTATATTGAGCTGGCTGATTTAACTCAACTTTACGCGGTTATTCAACGCGTAAAGCATGTTCTTGATTTAGAAGCTAACCCGCTTGTTATTGAAGACAGCCTTAGGCAGACAGGTTTACCCGAACAAATGCTAACAAAGGGCTTGAGGCTACCCTCAGCATGGAGCGTATTTGAAAGTGGTTGTCGGGCCATTGTAGGTCAGCAAGTAAGTGTGAAAGCCGCCGTAGGCCAAGCAACATTGCTAGCACATCATCTTGGCAACAAAGTGACTAAAACGGACAAACACGTTTTCTTTCCTTCAGCCGCGAGCGTTGCTAAAAGCAACTTATCATTTCTTGCAATGCCACAGGCAAGGAAAAATGCGCTTCTAGAATTTGCTGAGTTGTTTACGCGTTCACAATGTCATTTTTCAAATACCGATAATAGCCCTGATCACAGCGATATTTTGTCGATAAAGGGGATTGGTCAGTGGACGCTTGACTATGTAAAAATGCGCGGCGAGCGAAACCCCGATGTTTACTTAGCCAACGATCTTATTGTTCGTAAAATAAGTGAAAAATATCCTGTAAATGCAAACGCAGCTGCGCCATGGCGTAGTTATTTAACACTGCAGTTATGGCAATTGAGTGAGTGA
- a CDS encoding serine hydrolase has translation MLNSIRKLTCRLINTWVCITLGACFAFTPLAGADWLDEYANYVKKEASKYNVPGYAFVFYEQGKAPRVYVYGKTAKKSGEKVTKDTVFRLASVSKTFTALLTAKLVEKSQLAWNTPISALVPDIPFKGKGMSELQLQHIVGQSSGFMPNAYDNLIEADYSLERVLKALGELEPLCKPGECYTYQNALFGALEYYFSQNNTSYSRQMQAQLFSPLGMATASVGKGGLFASESWAKPHIAITRTKWREGNVESNYYRFSPAAGVNASIADMTIYLQALLGEFPTIVSPQMVDEVTSERVITKRETYRRGWRGMIDSAHYGLGWRIYDIDGTKLNYHGGWVKGYRADVAFSPKHKAGYVMLMNAESNIINTTTAELWKRFLKETDEAR, from the coding sequence ATGTTGAATTCTATACGCAAATTAACGTGTCGCCTTATTAATACATGGGTGTGCATTACGTTAGGTGCGTGCTTTGCATTTACTCCACTGGCCGGTGCCGACTGGCTAGATGAATATGCCAATTACGTAAAAAAAGAAGCGTCGAAATATAATGTGCCAGGCTATGCATTTGTGTTTTATGAACAGGGAAAAGCGCCAAGAGTTTATGTTTATGGCAAAACAGCTAAGAAAAGCGGCGAAAAGGTAACCAAAGACACCGTTTTTCGGCTCGCCTCTGTGTCTAAAACGTTCACCGCTTTACTCACCGCGAAACTTGTTGAAAAGAGCCAGCTTGCTTGGAACACGCCCATTTCTGCTTTGGTACCTGACATTCCTTTCAAGGGCAAAGGAATGAGCGAATTACAGCTTCAACATATTGTGGGGCAATCTAGTGGTTTTATGCCTAATGCTTACGATAATTTAATCGAAGCTGATTACTCGTTAGAGCGAGTATTAAAGGCATTAGGTGAACTGGAGCCTTTATGTAAACCAGGCGAATGTTATACCTACCAAAATGCTCTGTTTGGCGCACTAGAGTACTACTTTAGCCAAAACAACACCTCATACTCAAGGCAAATGCAGGCACAGCTGTTTTCTCCTTTGGGCATGGCTACGGCAAGTGTGGGTAAAGGCGGACTATTCGCGTCTGAGTCGTGGGCAAAACCACATATCGCCATTACACGAACAAAATGGCGCGAAGGAAATGTAGAAAGCAATTATTATCGTTTTTCTCCCGCCGCAGGCGTTAATGCGAGCATCGCTGACATGACCATTTATCTTCAAGCGTTGCTTGGAGAGTTTCCAACCATTGTTTCCCCTCAAATGGTAGATGAGGTTACCTCAGAAAGGGTAATAACAAAGCGAGAAACGTATAGAAGAGGCTGGCGCGGCATGATTGACAGCGCACATTACGGATTGGGTTGGCGAATTTACGATATAGACGGGACGAAGCTTAATTATCACGGAGGATGGGTTAAGGGCTATCGTGCAGATGTCGCCTTTTCCCCTAAACACAAAGCAGGCTATGTCATGCTAATGAACGCAGAGTCGAATATCATCAATACAACTACCGCAGAGTTATGGAAGCGTTTTCTAAAAGAAACCGACGAGGCAAGGTGA
- the speA gene encoding biosynthetic arginine decarboxylase, protein MSDWSIEEAERVYGVSQWGGGYFQIGENGNVHITPVPEDPSIRIDFNSVIEDIRKEGVQFPVVVRFHDVLRSQVAGLNKAFKSTIEEAEYQGQYQGVYPVKVNQMREVVEEIVDAGKPFNYGLEAGSKAELLTVLAMNTNEASLTILNGYKDDEVMRLALLGRKLGRRVVVVVEKFTELLLLVKISKELDIEPIIGVRSKMTVKGRGKWESSGGERAKFGLTITEIINAARYLEEQGMAHCLKLLHFHIGSQLTDIRAVKEAITEGARIYADLHKMGFELDYVDVGGGLGIDYDGSNSTNESSRNYSMQEYVADVVYGMKEMCDLEGVPHPHLVSESGRAITAHHSCVITEIVGEIKSNASQMDTSAKEGEHFFLKNMRELADTFDQQSNMHEIYNDASQYKEQALDAFKLRVLSLEELGKIETLYWQIMERLQQWYRNEEYVPEELQELDYSLSSQYLCNFSIFQSAADTWAIDQLLPVVPLTRMNEEPTVNCSLVDITCDSDGKIDQFTIGREITDVLPMHPLRKDEPYYVGLFLTGAYQDVMGDMHNLFGRLNEVHIYSYDDDPEDFYIEEVVKGSSVEDVLNVMQYNPRAMASDVKRMIDKQVWDGKLNPREGVRWTDFYESCLAGYTYLKQ, encoded by the coding sequence TTGTCAGATTGGAGCATCGAAGAAGCAGAGCGCGTCTATGGCGTGTCTCAATGGGGTGGCGGTTATTTTCAAATTGGTGAAAATGGCAACGTTCATATAACCCCTGTTCCTGAAGATCCTAGCATCCGAATCGACTTTAACTCGGTGATAGAAGATATCCGTAAAGAAGGCGTGCAATTTCCCGTTGTGGTGCGTTTTCATGACGTTTTGCGTTCGCAAGTTGCCGGTTTAAATAAAGCGTTTAAAAGCACAATAGAAGAAGCTGAATACCAAGGTCAGTACCAAGGCGTTTACCCGGTTAAGGTAAACCAGATGCGCGAAGTGGTAGAAGAGATTGTAGACGCAGGTAAACCATTTAACTATGGCCTTGAAGCGGGTTCGAAAGCCGAACTACTTACCGTACTCGCCATGAATACAAATGAAGCGTCGCTGACTATATTAAACGGCTATAAAGACGATGAAGTGATGCGTCTAGCGCTGTTAGGAAGAAAATTGGGGCGTCGTGTGGTTGTGGTGGTAGAGAAGTTTACCGAGCTTCTCTTGCTGGTCAAAATCTCAAAAGAGTTAGACATTGAACCGATCATTGGCGTGCGCTCTAAAATGACAGTAAAAGGCCGTGGGAAGTGGGAGAGTTCTGGCGGTGAACGCGCGAAATTTGGGTTAACGATAACCGAAATTATTAATGCAGCGCGCTACCTTGAAGAGCAAGGCATGGCGCATTGTCTAAAGTTACTGCATTTCCATATTGGTAGTCAGCTTACAGACATACGTGCTGTTAAAGAGGCCATTACGGAAGGAGCACGCATTTATGCAGACCTTCACAAAATGGGGTTTGAACTAGACTACGTTGATGTAGGTGGCGGTCTTGGTATCGACTACGATGGCAGTAATTCAACGAATGAATCGTCGCGTAACTATAGCATGCAAGAGTACGTTGCCGATGTTGTTTACGGCATGAAAGAAATGTGCGACTTAGAGGGTGTACCTCATCCGCACCTTGTCAGCGAGAGCGGCCGCGCTATAACGGCACACCACAGCTGCGTGATCACTGAAATTGTGGGCGAAATAAAGTCTAATGCATCGCAAATGGATACGTCTGCAAAAGAAGGCGAGCACTTCTTTTTAAAGAACATGCGTGAGCTGGCTGATACTTTTGACCAGCAATCTAATATGCACGAAATATACAATGATGCATCGCAGTATAAAGAACAGGCGCTTGACGCGTTTAAACTTCGAGTATTGTCGTTGGAAGAGTTGGGTAAAATTGAAACGCTTTATTGGCAAATCATGGAGCGTCTTCAGCAGTGGTACCGCAATGAAGAGTATGTGCCAGAGGAACTGCAAGAGCTAGACTACAGCCTGTCGTCGCAGTATTTGTGCAACTTTTCTATATTTCAGTCAGCGGCCGACACATGGGCTATTGACCAGTTACTGCCGGTTGTTCCGCTTACTCGAATGAACGAAGAACCAACGGTTAACTGCTCGCTGGTTGATATAACCTGTGACAGCGATGGTAAAATTGACCAGTTTACTATTGGGCGTGAAATTACTGATGTTTTGCCTATGCACCCACTTAGAAAAGACGAGCCATATTACGTTGGTCTATTTTTGACTGGCGCATACCAAGACGTAATGGGTGACATGCACAATCTTTTTGGTCGCTTAAATGAAGTACACATTTACAGCTACGATGACGACCCTGAAGATTTCTATATTGAAGAAGTTGTGAAAGGCTCTTCGGTAGAAGATGTGTTAAATGTTATGCAGTACAACCCACGTGCAATGGCATCAGATGTTAAGCGTATGATAGATAAACAGGTGTGGGATGGTAAGTTGAATCCACGAGAAGGCGTTAGGTGGACCGACTTTTACGAAAGTTGCTTAGCTGGCTATACGTATTTAAAGCAGTAA
- a CDS encoding arginine decarboxylase codes for MTRPSSYNIEQFKNCILVTLRGNWTMATNIQYLAVMAEEINKRKGRPFHLIVDMRSWQIPTAKSFTQMKAAIKIDRRNQVSELWLEDDETNADHVAQKFFAETKFTLSRTKSVTDFIEQCAQKADDSVVQYVKIWLSNN; via the coding sequence ATGACGCGCCCCTCTAGCTACAATATAGAGCAGTTTAAAAATTGTATTCTGGTCACCCTCCGTGGCAATTGGACAATGGCGACCAATATTCAGTATCTCGCTGTCATGGCCGAAGAAATCAACAAACGTAAGGGGCGCCCTTTTCATCTCATTGTTGATATGCGTTCATGGCAAATTCCCACTGCGAAGTCTTTCACGCAAATGAAGGCCGCTATCAAAATAGACAGACGTAATCAGGTTAGTGAACTTTGGCTAGAAGATGATGAGACCAACGCGGATCACGTTGCACAAAAATTTTTCGCTGAAACCAAATTCACGCTAAGCCGTACAAAGAGTGTCACAGATTTCATAGAACAATGTGCACAAAAAGCCGATGACAGCGTAGTGCAATACGTTAAAATATGGCTTTCCAATAATTGA
- a CDS encoding NAD(P)(+) transhydrogenase (Re/Si-specific) subunit beta — MNDIVTVINLAYVVAAALFILGLKLLSHPDTAKKGNVVSAIGMLVAVVVTLLDQQIISYHYILLGFVIGGAFGAWKAKTVEMTAMPEMVSLFNGFGGAASLLLGWATLTSMGPMARETQGVFTFVTLFLTILVGGITFSGSVVAWGKLSGKMNSKAVIFTGLRELSILHLIGMAVIGYFFATDPSNPVWIYCAIALSLSFGLWATISIGGADMPVVIALLNSYSGVAASAAGLATGNTILIVTGLLVGASGLILTNIMCKAMNRSLMNVLLSGFAKPVEAGEKIEGEIKILSAQDAFYVLEAAQAVLVVPGYGMAVAQAQHAVRELQSLLEDNGCTVDYAIHAVAGRMPGHMNVLLAEADVPYDQLYEMDDVNPRMENYDVVIVIGANDVVNPAAKEMKGSPIYGMPVIEAYRAKTVFVLKRSANAGFAGVDNPLFFKDNTRMVLGDAKDTINSIIREFGDD; from the coding sequence GTGAATGATATCGTAACGGTAATAAACCTAGCGTACGTAGTTGCTGCTGCACTATTTATTCTTGGTCTAAAACTTTTAAGCCATCCAGATACGGCTAAAAAAGGTAACGTTGTTTCTGCTATCGGTATGCTTGTTGCCGTAGTAGTCACGTTGCTTGATCAGCAAATTATAAGCTATCACTACATCCTTCTCGGCTTTGTAATTGGTGGTGCATTTGGGGCGTGGAAAGCAAAAACGGTAGAGATGACCGCAATGCCTGAGATGGTGTCACTGTTTAATGGCTTTGGCGGTGCAGCGTCCCTACTGCTGGGATGGGCTACGCTCACGAGTATGGGGCCTATGGCACGAGAAACCCAAGGCGTATTTACTTTTGTAACGCTGTTTCTCACCATTTTAGTTGGTGGAATTACGTTCTCTGGGTCAGTGGTGGCGTGGGGTAAGCTCTCGGGCAAGATGAACTCTAAAGCGGTTATTTTCACCGGTTTGCGCGAACTTAGCATTCTGCATTTGATCGGTATGGCAGTGATTGGCTACTTTTTTGCAACGGATCCAAGCAACCCAGTGTGGATTTATTGCGCTATTGCACTGTCACTAAGCTTCGGATTGTGGGCTACCATTTCAATAGGTGGTGCCGACATGCCGGTGGTGATAGCACTGCTAAATAGTTATTCGGGCGTGGCCGCATCGGCAGCAGGCTTGGCAACTGGAAATACTATTTTGATTGTAACGGGCCTATTGGTGGGGGCTTCGGGTCTTATACTAACCAACATCATGTGTAAGGCAATGAATCGCTCGTTAATGAACGTGCTTCTATCTGGCTTCGCTAAACCTGTTGAAGCGGGTGAAAAGATTGAAGGCGAGATAAAGATCCTGTCTGCGCAAGACGCATTTTATGTGCTAGAAGCAGCGCAAGCGGTGCTTGTTGTTCCAGGGTACGGGATGGCAGTAGCTCAAGCGCAGCATGCCGTGCGTGAGCTTCAGTCGCTTTTGGAAGACAACGGTTGTACGGTTGATTACGCCATTCATGCGGTTGCAGGGCGAATGCCTGGACATATGAATGTATTGTTAGCGGAAGCCGATGTGCCTTACGATCAGCTTTACGAAATGGACGACGTGAACCCTCGTATGGAAAACTATGACGTAGTCATTGTTATTGGCGCCAATGACGTTGTTAACCCAGCTGCGAAAGAAATGAAGGGTAGCCCTATCTATGGAATGCCGGTAATAGAAGCGTATCGCGCAAAAACCGTATTTGTGCTTAAACGCTCCGCAAATGCAGGGTTCGCTGGAGTAGATAATCCTCTGTTTTTCAAAGACAACACTCGCATGGTCTTGGGTGATGCAAAAGATACAATTAATAGCATTATTCGAGAGTTTGGCGACGATTAA
- a CDS encoding NAD(P) transhydrogenase subunit alpha produces the protein MEIIYLLFIVLLAAFLGFELIRKVPATLHTPLMSGSNAISGITLVGALAASGSDNSLLTTILGTAAVALASINVVGGYLVTDRMLSMFKKKDK, from the coding sequence ATGGAAATCATTTACTTACTTTTCATCGTGCTACTTGCTGCGTTTTTAGGGTTTGAGCTTATTCGTAAAGTGCCCGCAACGTTGCATACGCCTTTGATGTCTGGCTCAAATGCTATTTCGGGAATTACTTTGGTGGGCGCTTTAGCAGCGTCGGGTAGTGACAATAGCCTGCTTACAACGATATTAGGTACAGCGGCGGTCGCTCTAGCCAGCATCAACGTAGTGGGCGGTTACTTAGTAACCGACCGCATGTTGAGCATGTTCAAGAAAAAAGATAAATAA
- a CDS encoding NAD(P) transhydrogenase subunit alpha, producing the protein MKIIILNESKAPDPLNKVEKRCAATPSSAQRLVKKGATLLLESGAGLNSGYSDSEYSEVGAVVIDDVNDALSDADMVVTVNKPTEAQLGLMKKGAIVVGHLDPFFQQPLIESLATKGLTAISVEMIPRSSRAQKMDALSSQASLAGYVMVMQAANQLPSILPMMMTPSGTIKPAKVFIIGAGVAGLQAIATAKRLGANVLAYDTRPVVAEQVESLGGKFLKIDIGETGQTKDGYAKELTDEQKAKQQEAQRDAIADSDIVITTAQLFGRKPPVLISKETLALMKPGSVVVDMAATSGGNVEGSVPGETVEINGVKVIGNGYWSQFVAKAATDMYANNIYNLVDEFFDNETKTFGLNLDDDILAGCVITHEGKITNDMLNNAYKGA; encoded by the coding sequence GTGAAAATCATAATTTTAAATGAATCTAAAGCACCAGATCCCCTTAATAAGGTGGAGAAACGGTGTGCAGCTACCCCGAGTAGTGCGCAGCGCTTGGTGAAAAAGGGAGCAACACTGCTATTAGAAAGCGGAGCAGGATTGAACTCAGGCTATTCAGACAGCGAATATAGCGAAGTTGGTGCAGTAGTGATTGATGATGTGAATGACGCATTATCAGACGCTGATATGGTAGTAACAGTAAATAAACCCACGGAAGCACAGCTGGGGTTGATGAAAAAAGGGGCCATCGTGGTGGGTCACCTTGACCCTTTCTTTCAGCAGCCGCTCATTGAGTCTTTAGCGACAAAAGGGTTAACCGCCATATCGGTTGAAATGATACCGCGCTCGTCACGCGCACAGAAAATGGACGCATTGAGTTCCCAAGCGAGTCTTGCCGGTTACGTTATGGTCATGCAGGCTGCTAATCAGCTCCCTTCTATTTTGCCTATGATGATGACGCCTTCTGGCACCATCAAGCCAGCGAAAGTTTTTATTATTGGTGCTGGAGTTGCGGGCCTTCAGGCTATAGCGACGGCAAAACGTTTAGGTGCCAACGTGCTTGCCTACGATACTCGCCCGGTTGTGGCTGAACAAGTTGAGTCTTTGGGAGGTAAATTTCTCAAGATTGATATTGGTGAGACTGGTCAAACAAAAGATGGCTACGCCAAAGAGTTAACCGACGAACAAAAGGCCAAGCAGCAAGAAGCGCAGCGTGATGCCATTGCTGATTCAGATATTGTTATTACCACAGCCCAGTTATTCGGGCGCAAGCCGCCGGTATTAATTTCCAAGGAAACGCTGGCGTTGATGAAGCCTGGTAGTGTAGTGGTCGATATGGCCGCAACATCAGGCGGAAATGTGGAAGGTTCGGTACCTGGCGAAACTGTTGAAATAAATGGTGTGAAAGTAATTGGTAATGGCTATTGGAGCCAGTTTGTGGCTAAAGCCGCCACCGACATGTACGCCAACAATATTTATAACTTGGTGGACGAATTCTTCGATAACGAAACCAAAACATTCGGTTTGAATTTGGACGATGACATTTTAGCCGGATGTGTAATTACACACGAAGGCAAAATAACCAATGACATGCTTAATAACGCTTACAAAGGGGCCTAA